A genome region from Arachidicoccus soli includes the following:
- a CDS encoding RNA-binding domain-containing protein, with amino-acid sequence MDNQELINLIDELRALPKETEWVEFKLNTIKPNEKLGEYISGLSNAACVNNQSFAYLILGVDDNDHSIKGTTYNFKQQKQGNEDLEFWIRRYLSPSIRFEYFECQYGGHTKIEIFRILATIGEPTNFQNKAFIRLATSLTQLKDYPHYAKIIYNSQEDWSAKIIDKATIVALDESAIQKAKEKYKEKRVGKPFYSEIDNWSNALFLDRAKITIDGKITNTAIILLGKPESAHFISPSVAQITWKLDTDQKAYEHFGMPLFLTINDVLKQIRIVRHKFFPNNQLIATEVLNYDTEVILEGLNNCIAHQDYSYNSRIILTEKANKLVFENAGSFFEGKADDYLLGEKTPKNYRNKFLVEAMLNLNMIDSLGYGIFKMTKSQYHRYFPLPDYTKSKREEVVLEIYGNSIDENFSKLLIEYFNEINLSEVILLDKVQKTLPIKDEAAKLLKKKGFIEGRKPNYFISAQIAELTNQKAAYTRNMGLDKEVLMSFIVKHIENHGFATREEIDLLLLDKLLDYIDDKQRKKKIENILQEMKKDKIKNIGSRGFPKWVILGSD; translated from the coding sequence ATGGATAATCAGGAACTCATAAATCTCATTGATGAACTAAGAGCCTTACCTAAGGAAACGGAATGGGTGGAGTTTAAACTAAACACAATTAAGCCAAATGAAAAATTAGGCGAATACATTTCTGGCCTATCAAATGCTGCTTGCGTAAACAATCAGTCTTTTGCTTATTTGATTTTGGGTGTTGATGACAATGACCATTCTATAAAAGGTACTACATACAATTTTAAACAGCAGAAGCAGGGCAATGAAGATTTAGAATTTTGGATTAGAAGATACCTTTCTCCTTCCATTCGTTTTGAGTATTTTGAATGCCAATATGGTGGCCACACAAAAATTGAAATTTTTAGAATACTGGCAACAATTGGTGAACCTACTAATTTTCAAAACAAAGCGTTTATTCGTTTAGCGACTTCTTTAACCCAGCTCAAAGATTATCCGCATTACGCTAAAATAATTTATAATTCTCAAGAGGACTGGTCTGCAAAAATTATTGACAAAGCCACTATTGTCGCATTAGATGAAAGTGCAATTCAAAAGGCGAAAGAGAAGTATAAGGAAAAACGAGTGGGCAAACCCTTTTATTCAGAAATTGATAATTGGTCAAATGCTTTGTTTTTAGATAGAGCCAAAATTACAATTGATGGAAAGATTACGAATACTGCAATTATTCTTTTAGGCAAACCCGAATCCGCTCATTTTATTTCTCCAAGTGTAGCACAAATCACTTGGAAATTAGATACCGACCAAAAGGCTTATGAACATTTCGGAATGCCATTGTTTCTAACAATCAATGATGTTTTAAAGCAGATAAGAATTGTTCGGCATAAGTTTTTCCCAAACAATCAACTGATTGCCACCGAAGTATTAAATTATGATACAGAAGTAATATTAGAGGGACTTAACAACTGTATTGCCCATCAAGATTACAGCTACAATTCACGAATTATTTTGACCGAAAAAGCGAATAAATTAGTTTTTGAAAATGCCGGTTCTTTCTTTGAAGGCAAAGCAGATGATTATTTATTGGGCGAAAAAACACCTAAAAATTATCGTAACAAATTTTTGGTAGAAGCAATGCTTAATCTCAATATGATTGATAGCCTTGGTTATGGAATTTTTAAAATGACAAAAAGCCAATATCATCGCTATTTCCCTTTGCCCGATTATACCAAGTCCAAAAGAGAAGAAGTAGTTTTAGAAATATATGGTAATTCCATTGATGAAAATTTCTCCAAATTACTCATTGAATACTTTAATGAAATCAATCTTTCCGAAGTGATTCTTTTAGATAAAGTCCAGAAGACTTTACCCATAAAGGACGAAGCGGCTAAATTACTCAAAAAGAAAGGCTTTATCGAGGGAAGAAAACCCAATTATTTTATTTCTGCGCAAATTGCAGAACTTACCAATCAAAAAGCAGCATATACCCGAAACATGGGGCTTGATAAGGAAGTGCTGATGTCCTTTATTGTAAAACATATCGAAAACCATGGTTTTGCTACACGAGAAGAGATAGACTTGTTATTGTTAGATAAATTGCTTGATTATATTGATGATAAGCAACGCAAAAAGAAAATTGAAAATATTTTGCAGGAAATGAAAAAAGATAAAATCAAAAATATTGGAAGCAGAGGCTTCCCTAAATGGGTAATATTAGGGAGTGATTAG
- a CDS encoding P-loop NTPase fold protein: protein MINNQDEKSNGNYPKFLPNLPCGEDLFEGKSQDKIADNIITVLRNVSSCKIIGIDGPWGSGKSNLVQLVAKKLKPQYHFFIYDAWGHQEDLQRRSILEELIQDLTNEQNSIIDGDWHEKLKILLSKRRETESKTIPKISYGIIISIIAIIATPILKVAADSLSPQSWWRLPVVAIPALGMLAIFIYYFNDERKKAGKKDSFKRALTRFCTIYQNRLEEEVRTEVISEEEPSVRKFINYMEDISKDLQQKKLVIVFDNMDRLPHTKVQELWSSIHIFFAENKYENIKVIVPFDRAHIKNAFKQEDFEQDKDNKMKQKKYGDDFIDKTFNIVYRVSPPILSDWKNYFKIQWDRALGNGSTHKTSFNSVLQIYDLLGKDVTPRRIIAFINEFISIKQLIGNTIPDEYVALFIAGKPKISLQPIDEIIKPSYLGSLSFMYEHDEDLPKYIAALFYQIDPDKAIQVIFTDKLKSALDNNDADEFKKISEISEFYDVLEKVIPEITNSQNAIVCLGSIQNDKIGTPQQVQGIWDYLYQKIQPRNDSQLAEFQLILLERMTIHKEEYLRKIMKELRSAEKFNVLDYVDSINSLNEKFTDLDVINKLMTKKIEAESFIPFIQKTKQNFTRYKITCEQADLNSYLSNLPISNHGSIDYIPYLMENYKLETFSRRIEELISASAPQQDYNTLSSLFRLYKELNIRNKPLKVKLDDSVVHALYNNNEVEDEFHYDLIAMRIAKLDKFQTPYAPIFEKELEKTDKVFVTKISERIEYFIGYGDILKGLLTFKSHTLLISVANNLTVKSYGSSSMNVEESIKIFDDICNMANIDPLILIKRLNAWKKYVDKITPQNVNSYVSIFFLKNALEEKCEITDHCIDCAIKYLNALGTDKWEESFKDFNSYEYQLSQVLNYIYSVDAFDAIKNILKEIAEQTAAIPNKELWEQMLSRVKGQGKDLVAAFNGVRDTFIREDNINPEVFNFFGDWLFKYSDMDEQKSSLRTIFKTEIIKNQDNLNLIIENKDKMLSIIGAAKDESKDFNDCIEEMLKTNNDTNFISFAKYIGITCTGSSNDNEDNEREKGIDEVKA from the coding sequence ATGATTAATAATCAAGATGAAAAATCAAATGGTAACTATCCGAAATTTTTACCCAATCTTCCTTGCGGAGAAGACTTGTTTGAAGGAAAGTCACAGGATAAAATTGCTGATAATATCATTACTGTATTACGTAATGTGAGCAGTTGTAAAATAATAGGCATTGATGGCCCATGGGGTTCTGGCAAGTCAAACCTTGTTCAATTAGTCGCAAAAAAGTTGAAGCCGCAATACCATTTTTTTATTTATGATGCATGGGGGCATCAAGAAGATCTACAAAGACGTTCCATTTTAGAAGAGTTAATCCAGGATCTAACAAATGAACAAAATTCTATAATAGATGGTGACTGGCATGAGAAATTAAAAATACTTTTATCAAAACGTAGAGAAACTGAATCTAAAACAATACCTAAAATTAGCTATGGCATTATAATCAGCATTATTGCAATCATAGCAACTCCTATATTAAAAGTCGCCGCTGATAGCCTAAGCCCTCAATCGTGGTGGCGTTTGCCTGTAGTTGCAATTCCAGCATTGGGAATGTTGGCCATATTTATTTATTATTTTAATGATGAGAGGAAAAAAGCTGGGAAGAAAGATAGCTTTAAAAGGGCTTTAACCAGATTTTGTACAATTTATCAAAATAGATTAGAAGAGGAAGTTAGAACGGAAGTAATCTCGGAAGAAGAGCCATCAGTGCGTAAGTTCATAAATTATATGGAAGATATTTCGAAAGATCTCCAACAAAAGAAACTTGTTATTGTTTTTGATAACATGGACAGATTGCCCCATACTAAGGTGCAGGAATTATGGTCTTCTATACACATTTTTTTTGCGGAAAATAAATATGAAAACATTAAAGTAATTGTTCCATTTGACAGGGCTCATATAAAAAATGCTTTCAAACAAGAAGATTTTGAACAGGATAAAGATAATAAAATGAAACAAAAAAAATATGGTGATGACTTCATTGATAAGACCTTCAATATAGTTTATCGAGTATCTCCGCCTATTTTGTCAGATTGGAAAAATTATTTTAAGATTCAATGGGATAGAGCCTTAGGAAATGGTAGTACTCATAAAACTAGCTTTAATAGTGTGCTTCAGATATATGACTTATTGGGTAAGGATGTAACACCTAGGCGTATTATTGCTTTTATCAATGAGTTTATATCAATAAAACAATTAATAGGCAATACTATTCCCGATGAGTATGTTGCTTTATTTATAGCAGGCAAGCCCAAGATTTCATTGCAACCCATAGATGAAATTATAAAGCCATCATACCTTGGTAGTTTAAGTTTTATGTATGAACATGATGAAGATCTTCCAAAATATATCGCTGCATTATTTTATCAAATAGATCCTGATAAAGCCATTCAAGTTATTTTTACTGATAAATTGAAATCCGCTTTAGATAATAATGACGCAGATGAATTTAAAAAAATAAGCGAAATTTCAGAATTCTATGATGTTTTGGAGAAGGTGATTCCAGAAATTACAAATTCGCAAAATGCAATTGTTTGTTTAGGTTCAATTCAAAACGATAAAATAGGCACCCCTCAGCAAGTTCAGGGAATATGGGATTATTTGTATCAGAAAATTCAACCTCGTAATGATTCTCAACTTGCGGAGTTTCAACTGATCCTCCTAGAAAGAATGACTATACATAAGGAAGAGTATCTTAGGAAGATTATGAAGGAATTGAGATCTGCTGAAAAATTCAATGTTTTAGATTATGTCGATAGTATTAATTCATTGAATGAAAAGTTTACTGATTTAGATGTGATTAATAAATTGATGACAAAAAAGATAGAAGCAGAGAGCTTTATTCCTTTTATTCAAAAAACAAAACAAAATTTTACACGCTATAAAATAACTTGTGAACAGGCTGATTTGAACTCTTATTTATCCAATCTTCCGATTAGTAATCATGGTTCAATAGATTATATTCCTTATTTGATGGAGAACTATAAATTAGAAACATTTTCAAGAAGAATTGAAGAGTTAATCAGTGCATCAGCTCCTCAGCAAGATTATAACACGCTGTCATCGTTATTTAGATTATATAAAGAACTCAATATTAGAAACAAGCCATTAAAAGTTAAATTGGATGATTCTGTAGTTCATGCTTTATATAACAATAATGAAGTGGAAGACGAATTTCACTATGATCTTATTGCAATGCGCATTGCTAAATTAGATAAATTTCAAACACCCTATGCTCCCATTTTCGAGAAAGAACTAGAAAAAACAGATAAAGTTTTTGTTACGAAAATATCGGAAAGAATTGAATATTTTATAGGTTATGGAGATATATTGAAAGGGCTATTGACATTTAAGAGTCACACATTACTTATATCGGTAGCAAATAATCTCACGGTTAAATCTTATGGTTCATCATCAATGAATGTAGAAGAATCCATCAAAATATTCGATGATATATGTAATATGGCAAATATTGACCCGCTAATATTAATTAAACGGCTAAATGCCTGGAAAAAATATGTTGACAAAATAACGCCCCAAAATGTAAATTCTTATGTATCAATTTTTTTCTTAAAGAATGCGCTTGAAGAAAAATGTGAAATTACTGATCATTGCATTGATTGTGCAATTAAATATTTAAATGCTCTTGGTACAGATAAATGGGAAGAGTCCTTCAAAGATTTTAATTCGTATGAATATCAACTTAGCCAAGTTTTAAATTATATATATTCGGTTGATGCTTTTGATGCGATAAAAAATATATTAAAAGAGATAGCTGAACAAACCGCTGCAATCCCCAATAAGGAATTATGGGAGCAGATGCTATCTAGAGTAAAAGGCCAAGGGAAAGACTTAGTAGCCGCTTTTAACGGCGTGAGGGATACATTTATTAGAGAAGATAATATTAATCCTGAGGTATTTAATTTTTTTGGTGACTGGTTATTTAAGTATTCGGATATGGATGAGCAAAAATCAAGTTTAAGGACAATTTTTAAAACTGAAATAATAAAGAATCAGGATAATCTAAATTTGATCATTGAAAATAAAGATAAAATGTTGTCTATTATTGGTGCTGCTAAGGATGAGTCAAAGGATTTTAATGATTGCATAGAAGAAATGCTTAAAACAAACAATGATACAAACTTCATCAGTTTTGCGAAATATATTGGAATTACCTGTACCGGAAGTTCTAATGATAATGAAGACAATGAAAGAGAAAAAGGGATTGATGAAGTAAAAGCTTAG
- a CDS encoding AAA family ATPase encodes MNQALLTRLFKTIEGDKSTPLIKVAYSIIEDEKKKGHLNLADRLNAILKINTENFDSQEFKKVLKPIKSNVIKIPLDRRYQLPLATHIEHDFLRREMVLSKSVESKIIRIEKEHLARERLKHHGLKSRKKILFYGSSGCGKSMAAEKIAWDLGLPFYKVRFDTIISSYLGESAANLQKLFQSAEDFPCVLLLDEFDIIGKQRGSNSKDVGEIHRIVNILLGLLEEYDGEGILIATTNLEGSLDDALFRRFDDFIELPRPSEAEIAILLEQSLSALRLNKNIDLGNYAKKLLGMSYAIVVKIATDAAKKTIINSHNEISAQDLDSAFEENKVINR; translated from the coding sequence ATGAACCAAGCATTATTAACCAGACTTTTTAAAACTATTGAAGGGGATAAAAGTACTCCTTTGATAAAGGTTGCTTATAGTATTATTGAAGATGAAAAGAAAAAAGGCCATTTAAATCTGGCAGATAGATTAAATGCAATTTTAAAAATAAATACTGAAAATTTCGATTCACAAGAATTTAAAAAGGTGCTAAAACCTATTAAATCAAATGTGATAAAAATACCGCTTGACAGAAGGTATCAGCTCCCCTTAGCAACTCATATTGAACATGATTTTTTAAGAAGAGAAATGGTATTATCTAAAAGTGTAGAAAGCAAGATTATCAGAATTGAAAAAGAACATCTTGCCCGAGAACGGTTAAAACATCATGGATTAAAATCAAGAAAAAAAATTCTTTTTTATGGCTCGTCTGGTTGTGGAAAAAGCATGGCAGCAGAAAAAATTGCATGGGATTTAGGATTGCCATTCTATAAAGTAAGATTTGATACAATTATTTCTTCATATTTGGGAGAATCAGCAGCAAATCTCCAAAAATTATTTCAGAGCGCAGAAGATTTCCCTTGCGTATTATTGTTAGATGAATTTGATATAATTGGAAAGCAAAGAGGTAGCAATTCGAAAGATGTTGGAGAAATTCATCGAATCGTAAATATATTATTAGGTCTTCTTGAAGAGTATGACGGAGAAGGTATTTTAATTGCAACTACAAATCTTGAAGGGAGTCTTGATGATGCCCTTTTTCGACGTTTTGATGATTTCATAGAATTACCTAGACCATCAGAAGCTGAAATAGCCATTCTTTTAGAACAATCTCTCTCAGCACTAAGGCTAAACAAGAATATAGACCTTGGAAACTATGCAAAGAAATTGCTTGGAATGTCATATGCAATAGTTGTAAAAATTGCTACTGACGCAGCCAAAAAAACTATTATTAATTCCCATAACGAAATTTCCGCTCAAGACCTAGATAGTGCTTTTGAAGAAAACAAAGTTATAAATAGGTAA
- a CDS encoding S8 family peptidase, which yields MEQFPHLKFVQKLIGRPRLFGGGKLSEATKYNKDHRHEHSENLIRTTSKIKTTWSKTLASRDRGDLAPLDSTVIPIFLQIDPDLLNADFDLQAFGIEIISEEENGFIVGASVDNLRSLDEKINGFINAEHGSGKIADLWQIIDGNNEDWKPQHILSTALLEKWAQIEDNVQYPVEVSIAFDKPLGAEPGTEKRGGIVRLEKYRKEQEERDERLRQRQTSFENFIRYYGEITSGIVELEDCFGCEVIISGKGLKDLVANYPFVFEVNELERIGGVTGGVGETENSDLVILAPEENAPIVGVIDSGLMQNHKFLEIAIDAYSKSYLFEDDSVADNVKGGGHGTRVAGAILYPLGVSKYQSPYQLPCYIRNLRILDKNNKLLHRYPAELLRKIIEDNDDCSIFNLSVNSTIPYRRRHMSTWAACLDQAMFDKNVLFVISAGNIHRNTIKDYIAAGKIYPHFLEEPFCNIANPGQSCFAITVGSINHATFEDESWESLGDKLNVSAFSRIGPGIWGTVKPDIVEFGGGLVVSKNGLNQIKESKATAPELLRSTLHGGSFNSSDTVGTSFAAPKATHIISNLKRLYPSETVNLLRALLVQGARLPNDYFLNPTEASIKSLGYGVPSLERVIQNTDYRVSFYNTANIRAEEGHIYSLKIPDSMRNPGDEYDILIEVTLAYTAKIRRTRQKVKSYLSTWLDWSNSKLGESFESYKDFALKEIEGEVTQYDNAARKQLTGINWKIGERNNGGDVRKFTRGNNSIQKDWAIIKSHELPEEISFVTRGHKGWDKNRDEVPYAFVVSLEILGNNIPIYESIRIENENEIRLEND from the coding sequence ATGGAACAATTTCCGCATTTGAAATTCGTACAAAAACTTATTGGAAGACCTAGATTGTTTGGAGGTGGTAAGCTGAGTGAAGCTACCAAATATAATAAGGATCATCGGCACGAACATAGTGAGAATCTAATCAGAACTACTTCTAAAATAAAAACTACTTGGAGTAAAACTTTAGCTAGCCGAGATCGGGGCGATCTGGCTCCTTTAGATAGCACCGTAATACCCATATTTCTTCAAATTGACCCAGATTTACTGAATGCTGATTTCGACCTACAGGCATTTGGTATTGAGATTATATCAGAAGAAGAAAATGGATTTATTGTTGGTGCATCGGTGGATAATTTAAGAAGCTTAGATGAAAAGATAAATGGATTTATAAACGCAGAGCACGGCAGTGGTAAAATTGCAGATTTATGGCAAATTATTGATGGCAACAATGAAGACTGGAAGCCACAACATATTTTGTCAACCGCTCTTCTAGAAAAATGGGCTCAAATAGAGGATAATGTGCAATATCCAGTTGAAGTTAGTATTGCATTTGACAAACCTCTTGGTGCAGAACCAGGCACTGAAAAACGAGGTGGCATTGTCAGGCTAGAGAAATATAGGAAGGAACAGGAAGAGCGAGACGAACGACTTAGACAACGTCAAACGAGTTTTGAGAATTTTATTCGTTACTATGGAGAGATTACAAGTGGAATTGTCGAGTTGGAAGATTGCTTTGGTTGTGAAGTTATAATAAGTGGAAAGGGTTTGAAAGATTTAGTCGCTAATTATCCGTTTGTTTTTGAAGTGAATGAACTCGAAAGAATAGGTGGTGTAACAGGAGGAGTTGGTGAAACTGAAAATAGCGATCTCGTAATTTTAGCTCCAGAGGAAAATGCTCCGATAGTTGGGGTAATTGACAGTGGATTAATGCAAAACCATAAGTTTTTAGAAATTGCCATAGATGCTTATTCCAAAAGTTATTTATTTGAGGACGATTCTGTTGCAGATAATGTAAAGGGGGGTGGTCATGGAACCAGGGTTGCGGGTGCAATACTCTATCCTCTTGGAGTTTCTAAATATCAGTCGCCTTATCAATTACCTTGTTATATACGTAACCTACGGATTCTAGATAAAAATAATAAACTCCTTCACCGTTACCCCGCAGAACTTTTAAGGAAGATCATAGAAGATAACGACGATTGTTCTATTTTCAATTTATCTGTTAATTCTACAATACCATATAGGAGAAGGCATATGTCAACTTGGGCTGCATGCCTTGATCAAGCTATGTTTGACAAGAACGTCTTATTTGTGATATCAGCGGGAAATATTCACAGAAATACCATAAAAGATTATATCGCAGCCGGAAAAATTTATCCACATTTCCTTGAGGAACCTTTTTGTAACATTGCTAATCCTGGTCAAAGTTGTTTTGCCATTACTGTGGGTTCTATAAACCATGCGACATTTGAAGATGAATCATGGGAGTCTTTAGGTGATAAGTTGAATGTTTCAGCATTTTCCAGAATTGGTCCGGGTATTTGGGGGACAGTTAAGCCAGATATAGTTGAATTCGGAGGAGGGCTCGTGGTTTCAAAAAATGGCTTGAATCAAATTAAGGAATCAAAGGCTACTGCGCCAGAGTTACTTCGCTCAACTCTACATGGCGGAAGTTTTAATAGCTCAGATACGGTCGGCACTTCTTTCGCGGCTCCAAAAGCTACACATATTATCTCTAACTTAAAAAGATTATATCCGAGCGAAACTGTGAATTTACTCCGGGCTCTATTGGTACAAGGTGCTCGTCTTCCTAATGATTACTTTTTAAACCCGACAGAAGCGAGTATTAAATCCTTAGGCTATGGCGTTCCATCCTTAGAAAGAGTAATCCAAAATACCGATTATCGTGTTTCTTTTTACAATACAGCTAACATAAGAGCAGAAGAGGGTCATATTTATTCCTTAAAGATTCCTGATAGTATGAGAAACCCAGGGGACGAGTATGATATTTTGATAGAGGTTACCCTAGCATATACGGCTAAAATTCGGCGGACGAGGCAGAAAGTTAAATCCTATCTTTCTACATGGCTCGACTGGTCTAACTCTAAACTTGGTGAGTCATTTGAGAGTTACAAAGACTTTGCTCTTAAAGAGATTGAAGGAGAAGTAACTCAATATGACAATGCAGCAAGAAAGCAATTAACAGGTATAAATTGGAAAATTGGGGAAAGAAACAATGGAGGGGATGTGAGAAAATTTACTAGGGGGAACAATTCCATTCAAAAAGATTGGGCTATTATTAAATCTCATGAATTACCTGAAGAGATAAGTTTTGTAACTAGAGGGCATAAAGGATGGGACAAGAATAGGGATGAGGTGCCATACGCCTTTGTAGTTTCCCTTGAAATATTAGGTAATAATATACCAATTTACGAATCTATTAGGATTGAAAATGAAAATGAAATTAGGTTAGAAAATGACTAA
- a CDS encoding tyrosine-type recombinase/integrase, whose protein sequence is MKQNNVNISIVPDKRRVKEDETFPLKLRLTFRGVRKYYATGCDANLQDWQLIQEDKVRGKLKKKALSLLEIRLNAEKCCNGLANFSFAKFEAAFFPKTIAVINVRTAFEKYNHQLNENGQIGSAIVYNCACVSLNKFKPNLKFEHITVEFLRSYEQWFISQNNSITTVGIYLRGLRAIVNYAIQEGLMDANDYPFGKRRYIIPSGRNIKKALKLEEIAKIYHHPLPEDSTTQMCRDYWIFLYLCNGMNVKDLCLLKYENIEGDFIHFLRAKTTRSRRANPEPIRISLKEETKRIIDKWGQKPVHPDKYIFPFLKNGMSLIKINDQVQLAIHLINEHMKKVALEIGINKNVTTYYARHSFATILKNSGVSTEFISEALGHSSLSTTKNYLSGFEEDAIRKNTDILVSFM, encoded by the coding sequence ATGAAACAAAATAACGTAAACATTAGTATTGTACCGGATAAACGTAGAGTAAAAGAGGATGAAACATTCCCTCTAAAATTACGTTTGACCTTCCGAGGTGTTCGCAAATATTATGCAACAGGTTGTGATGCAAATTTACAGGATTGGCAACTAATACAGGAAGATAAAGTAAGAGGTAAATTGAAAAAGAAGGCTTTATCTCTTTTAGAAATAAGACTGAATGCAGAAAAGTGTTGCAATGGTTTGGCGAATTTTTCATTTGCCAAATTTGAAGCAGCTTTTTTCCCAAAAACTATCGCGGTAATCAATGTGCGGACTGCATTTGAAAAATACAATCATCAGCTTAATGAAAACGGACAAATAGGTTCAGCTATTGTTTACAATTGCGCCTGTGTTTCTTTAAATAAGTTTAAACCAAATTTAAAATTCGAACATATTACTGTTGAGTTTCTGAGAAGTTACGAGCAGTGGTTTATCAGTCAGAATAATTCAATTACAACTGTCGGCATATATCTGAGAGGCCTACGGGCTATTGTCAACTATGCCATTCAGGAAGGTTTAATGGATGCGAATGATTATCCTTTTGGGAAAAGACGATATATTATTCCGTCCGGGCGTAATATAAAAAAAGCACTTAAGCTGGAGGAGATAGCAAAGATTTATCATCATCCTTTGCCTGAAGATAGTACCACACAAATGTGTAGGGATTATTGGATATTCCTATATCTCTGCAATGGTATGAATGTAAAAGATCTCTGTCTGTTGAAATATGAAAATATAGAAGGAGATTTTATCCATTTTCTCAGAGCAAAAACAACTCGCTCTCGTCGCGCCAATCCTGAACCCATTCGTATTTCACTAAAAGAAGAGACAAAAAGAATCATTGACAAATGGGGGCAAAAACCAGTCCATCCAGACAAATATATTTTTCCCTTTCTAAAAAATGGGATGTCTCTTATTAAAATAAATGATCAAGTCCAGTTAGCGATTCACCTTATAAATGAACACATGAAGAAAGTTGCACTCGAAATAGGAATTAATAAAAATGTAACCACTTACTATGCCCGCCATAGTTTTGCCACTATTCTTAAAAACAGTGGTGTTTCTACCGAATTTATAAGTGAAGCATTGGGGCACTCTTCACTCTCCACGACTAAGAATTATCTTTCTGGATTTGAAGAAGATGCTATTAGGAAAAATACAGATATACTAGTTTCATTTATGTAG
- a CDS encoding ATP-binding protein, translating into MIKRRLEKKVGETLQRSPSVALMGPRQVGKTTIALDIAEHTEAIYLDLENNLDRIKMQDMGTFYAANAEKLIVLDEVQRTPEIFTSLRGIIDKERRRGNKSGLFLFLGSASIDLLQQSGESLAGRIAYLELYGIDALEFTENNKKADLNTLWLRGGFPESLLATSGKDSMDWRRDFIRTYLERDIPQLGPRIPAQTLERFWTMLAHNQSGIVNASQLGRNLEVSSVTINRYIDLMVDLLLVRRLQPWTANLGKRLVRAPKIYVRDSGLVHALLNIVSLNELLGHPVVGGSWEGFVIENILSVTQGWALPYFYRTSGGAEIDLILEFAGNEKWAIEIKRSSAPVLSKGFHSACADIKADKRFVVYSGADRFSLGDSVTAISLAGMMQEILNKIEK; encoded by the coding sequence ATGATAAAAAGACGATTAGAAAAAAAAGTGGGCGAAACATTGCAACGCAGCCCTTCTGTTGCACTGATGGGACCGAGACAGGTTGGTAAAACGACGATTGCTTTAGATATAGCCGAGCATACCGAAGCCATCTATCTTGACCTCGAAAATAACCTAGATAGGATTAAGATGCAGGATATGGGTACTTTTTATGCTGCGAATGCAGAAAAACTTATCGTGTTGGATGAAGTGCAGCGCACTCCCGAGATTTTTACCTCTCTTAGGGGAATCATTGATAAAGAAAGAAGAAGGGGAAATAAGTCCGGATTGTTTTTATTCCTCGGTTCTGCTTCGATTGACTTGCTGCAGCAATCGGGAGAATCGCTTGCGGGTCGTATAGCCTATCTTGAATTATATGGCATTGATGCTTTGGAGTTTACCGAAAATAACAAGAAAGCAGACTTAAATACACTTTGGTTGCGAGGCGGTTTTCCGGAAAGTTTATTGGCAACGTCCGGTAAAGATAGTATGGATTGGCGGCGCGACTTTATCCGCACTTATCTTGAAAGAGATATTCCGCAGTTGGGGCCACGCATTCCAGCCCAAACGCTTGAACGTTTTTGGACAATGCTTGCGCATAATCAAAGCGGCATTGTCAATGCCTCTCAATTGGGCAGAAACCTGGAAGTAAGCAGCGTAACAATTAATCGTTACATAGATTTAATGGTAGATCTTTTACTGGTTAGGCGTTTACAGCCTTGGACAGCTAATTTAGGAAAGCGGTTGGTACGTGCGCCTAAGATATACGTGCGCGATAGTGGTCTTGTCCATGCTTTGTTGAATATCGTTTCTCTGAACGAATTACTCGGTCATCCGGTTGTAGGCGGAAGTTGGGAGGGCTTTGTAATAGAAAATATTTTATCGGTTACGCAAGGCTGGGCACTGCCTTATTTCTACCGCACATCGGGTGGTGCAGAGATTGACTTGATATTAGAATTTGCCGGCAATGAAAAGTGGGCTATTGAAATAAAACGCAGTTCAGCCCCCGTCTTATCCAAAGGATTTCACTCGGCTTGCGCGGATATTAAAGCAGATAAACGCTTTGTGGTTTATTCGGGTGCAGACAGGTTTTCTTTAGGAGATAGTGTTACCGCTATTTCTTTGGCAGGGATGATGCAAGAGATTTTAAACAAAATAGAAAAATGA